In a single window of the Dreissena polymorpha isolate Duluth1 chromosome 3, UMN_Dpol_1.0, whole genome shotgun sequence genome:
- the LOC127875339 gene encoding uncharacterized protein LOC127875339: MATFSQSSIDKGSDITKSFSQSTIDKGSDILQDFLCSTCEEKQLDKMADIYCESCVKFYCGECVNMHNKLFTKHTPYGRGAMKKWPVAKKVEDFLLKCDVHKEESLKMYCDEHSELCCTNCAFLNHRLCQKVTLISDKVKGQSTDLQKLSVSIKTILEEIKKNQDNQEASIQYVQSSYDEQLYTIQETRQKINSALDTIEQKTLKEMKDTLTKLQASSKIAVDKCIRLRDELQQLRDAVQGISDKSKAELSFIATRKCKDKIQQSKTVLKENSLQTNVLITFQPNDEIVQYLSTLSGFGRIEHSTQTLNVQEDPNKVFTVQGKSEHNVRTSSDSDVCSICAICVLPDKQVLVADVDNKKVKLLDEQYKIVSHCSLTLFTQDMCQILPNEVAVTLNDEKNNKHEVQFIAVNNRQLVKENNLKFRHTCRGIAFHQGDLYITSRTALYKYTLSGTLVSKMYEDTSDQRTGKNHIVRNMLNK; the protein is encoded by the exons ATGGCAACCTTTTCACAATCCTCCATAGACAAGGGATCTGACATTACAAAAAGCTTTTCACAATCCACCATTGACAAGGGATCTGACATTCTCCAAGACTTCTTGTGCTCGACCTGCGAAGAAAAACAACTGGATAAAATGGCTGATATCTACTGTGAATCTTGTGTGAAGTTTTACTGTGGAGAATGTGTTAACATGCACAAcaagttgtttacaaaacataccCCCTATGGAAGAGGAGCtatgaagaaatggccagtgGCCAAGAAGGTTGAAGATTTTCTTCTGAAATGTGATGTCCATAAAGAAGAAAGCCTGAAAATGTATTGTGATGAACACAGTGAGCTGTGCTGCACAAATTGTGCATTCCTTAATCACAg ACTCTGCCAAAAGGTAACTCTTATATCCGACAAAGTGAAAGGTCAGTCCACAGACCTTCAAAAACTGTCAGTTTCTATCAAAACTATTctggaagaaataaaaaaaaatcaagacaaCCAAGAGGCTAGCATTCAATATGTTCAAAGTTCATATGATGAGCAGTTATACACGATACAGGAAACTCGCCAAAAAATAAATTCAGCCTTAGACACAATTGAACAGAAAACACTGAAGGAAATGAAAGATACTCTGACCAAACTACAAGCCTCTTCCAAAATTGCTGTTGACAAATGTATCAGGCTTCGGGATGAATTGCAACAACTTCGAGACGCAGTACAGGGTATAAGTGATAAAAGCAAAGCGGAACTATCCTTCATAGCCACCAGGAAATGCAAGGATAAAATACAGCAGTCTAAAACCGTTCTGAAGGAGAATTCTCTTCAGACTAACGTTTTAATAACATTCCAGCCTAACGATGAAATTGTACAGTACTTGTCCACACTGTCAGGTTTTGGCAGGATAGAGCACAGTACCCAGACATTGAATGTACAAGAGGATCCAAACAAGGTGTTCACTGTACAGGGGAAGTCTGAACACAATGTGAGAACATCAAGTGATTCAGATGTATGCAGCATCTGTGCCATTTGTGTTCTCCCAGACAAACAGGTCCTTGTTGCAGACGTGGATAATAAGAAAGTCAAGCTGCTTGACGAGCAGTACAAGATAGTAAGCCATTGTAGTTTGACTTTGTTTACGCAGGACATGTGTCAAATATTGCCCAATGAGGTGGctgtgaccttgaatgatgaAAAGAATAACaaacatgaggtccagtttatcgcAGTCAACAACAGGCAGCTTGTGAAAGAAAACAATCTTAAGTTTCGACATACATGTAGAGGTATTGCCTTCCACCAGGGAGACCTTTATATTACGTCAAGGACTGCACTTTACAAGTACACATTGAGTGGAACACTTGTCAGTAAGATGTATGAGGATACATCAGACCAGAGAACAGGTAAGAATCATATCGTTAGGAATATGTTGAATAAATAG